The following proteins come from a genomic window of Halorussus halophilus:
- the glyS gene encoding glycine--tRNA ligase: MSRADLVELAKRRGYFFQSAGAYGGVSGFYTYGPEGATLKQNVEDSWRDRFQVQEGHREIDAPTVMPEPVFEASGHLDTFDDMLVECPECGESHRADHLIEDNTDIEEAESFAPEKVMDLIEENDLRCPSCDAELAGVEVEDFNLMFETNIGPGDSSPGYLRPETAQGIFVEFPQLAEYARNQLPFGITQIGKAYRNEISPRKSIVRTREFTQAELEHFIDPTEDEPPIERVADVELKLYPADEQEKEGGDYVEMTVEQAVEEGVVNDWVAYYLGVGKEWYESIGVDMDRFRFRQHLSGELAHYAADCWDAESEVDGDWIEITGFAYRSDYDLSKHDDYSDDDFTIFKQYDEPKVVERATVDPDMSYLGPEFGGKAADIGEALETLAERDRAAFDGEDVTVEVDGEEYAIPVEKTGFSVDEVKESGEHVMPHVVEPSIGIDRVIYTVLDHAYAEDEVEGETRTRLSLEPSVAPTFVGVFPLMDKDGMGEQAREITATLREAGFDVTYDDSGNIGRRYRRQDEVGTPFCVTVDYDSLEEDTVTLRERDSTEQVRVPISEVPDMLADLQTGETTFENLDAPAPEQ; this comes from the coding sequence ATGAGTCGTGCGGACCTCGTGGAACTCGCCAAGCGGCGCGGCTACTTCTTCCAGTCCGCGGGCGCGTACGGCGGCGTCTCGGGGTTCTACACCTACGGTCCGGAGGGCGCGACGCTGAAACAGAACGTCGAAGACTCGTGGCGCGACCGGTTCCAAGTGCAGGAGGGCCACCGCGAAATCGACGCCCCGACCGTGATGCCCGAACCCGTCTTCGAGGCGTCGGGCCACCTCGATACGTTCGACGACATGCTCGTGGAGTGTCCCGAGTGTGGCGAGAGCCACCGCGCGGACCACCTCATCGAGGACAACACCGACATCGAAGAGGCCGAGAGCTTCGCCCCCGAGAAAGTGATGGACCTCATCGAAGAGAACGACCTGCGCTGTCCGAGTTGCGACGCCGAACTCGCTGGCGTCGAAGTCGAGGACTTCAACCTGATGTTCGAGACGAACATCGGGCCGGGCGACTCCTCGCCGGGGTATCTGCGGCCCGAGACGGCCCAAGGTATCTTCGTGGAGTTCCCGCAACTCGCGGAGTACGCGCGCAACCAGTTGCCGTTCGGTATCACGCAAATCGGCAAGGCCTACCGCAACGAAATCAGCCCCCGGAAGTCCATCGTCCGCACGCGAGAGTTCACGCAGGCCGAACTGGAACACTTCATCGACCCGACCGAGGACGAACCGCCCATCGAGCGCGTCGCCGACGTGGAACTCAAACTCTACCCCGCCGACGAGCAGGAGAAAGAGGGCGGCGACTACGTCGAGATGACGGTCGAGCAAGCCGTCGAGGAAGGCGTCGTCAACGACTGGGTCGCCTACTACCTCGGCGTCGGCAAAGAGTGGTACGAGTCAATCGGCGTGGACATGGACCGGTTCCGCTTCCGACAGCACCTCTCGGGCGAACTCGCTCACTACGCCGCAGACTGCTGGGACGCCGAGAGCGAAGTCGATGGCGACTGGATAGAAATCACCGGCTTTGCCTACCGGAGCGACTACGACCTGAGCAAACACGACGACTACTCCGACGACGACTTCACCATCTTCAAGCAGTACGACGAACCGAAGGTCGTCGAGCGCGCGACGGTGGACCCGGACATGAGCTACCTGGGTCCGGAGTTCGGCGGCAAAGCCGCCGACATCGGCGAGGCACTCGAAACGCTGGCCGAGCGTGACAGAGCCGCATTCGACGGTGAGGACGTGACCGTCGAAGTCGATGGCGAGGAGTACGCGATTCCAGTCGAAAAGACGGGGTTCAGCGTGGACGAGGTGAAAGAGTCCGGCGAACACGTCATGCCCCACGTGGTCGAACCGTCTATCGGTATCGACCGCGTCATCTACACCGTGCTGGACCACGCCTACGCAGAGGACGAAGTCGAAGGCGAGACCCGAACGCGTCTCTCGCTTGAACCGAGCGTCGCGCCGACGTTCGTCGGTGTCTTCCCGCTGATGGACAAGGACGGCATGGGCGAGCAGGCCCGCGAGATTACCGCGACCCTGCGTGAGGCTGGCTTCGATGTAACCTACGACGACTCGGGCAACATCGGTCGGCGCTACCGCCGACAGGACGAAGTCGGCACGCCGTTCTGCGTGACGGTTGACTACGACTCTCTAGAGGAAGACACCGTGACGCTCCGCGAGCGCGACTCGACAGAACAAGTTCGAGTTCCGATTTCGGAGGTGCCGGACATGCTCGCGGACCTCCAGACCGGCGAGACCACCTTCGAGAACCTCGACGCGCCAGCACCCGAACAGTAA
- a CDS encoding CBS domain-containing protein, translating to MKVGEAMTPRSEVVTVELPGTRDDVLEYLQERSFSSVPVVKEEDGHEQFRGLISRDDLIENPDEDQLALLMREVPTTTQDATIEEVAALMVEEGTRRVPIVDGELEGIVTVTDVVRAIADGDADGGTRVGDLAARDVNTTYLETPLTVAERELYYANVPYAVVLGEEGDMSGVLTEVDIIDVARVVEGEEETGESLANEDDEWMWEGIKAVGNRYLPTRNVEIPAEPVESFMTTDVVTVSTDKTAQEAAQQMLREDIEQIPLVTGDELTGIVRDINLLEALR from the coding sequence ATGAAAGTCGGCGAAGCCATGACGCCACGTTCGGAGGTCGTTACGGTCGAACTTCCGGGCACACGCGACGACGTACTCGAATACCTTCAGGAGCGGTCGTTCTCGTCCGTACCTGTCGTCAAGGAAGAAGACGGCCACGAGCAGTTCCGTGGTCTCATCTCCCGCGACGACCTCATCGAGAACCCCGACGAAGACCAACTCGCGCTACTGATGCGCGAGGTTCCGACCACGACGCAGGACGCGACTATCGAAGAAGTCGCCGCGCTGATGGTCGAAGAGGGGACCCGTCGCGTGCCGATCGTCGATGGCGAGTTAGAGGGCATCGTCACCGTCACGGACGTCGTGCGAGCCATCGCGGACGGCGACGCAGACGGCGGGACGCGAGTCGGTGACCTCGCCGCGCGAGACGTGAACACGACGTATCTCGAAACGCCGCTGACCGTCGCCGAGCGCGAACTGTACTACGCGAACGTCCCCTACGCAGTCGTCTTGGGCGAGGAAGGCGACATGAGCGGCGTGCTGACGGAAGTGGACATCATCGACGTAGCGCGCGTCGTGGAAGGCGAGGAAGAGACCGGTGAGAGCCTCGCCAACGAAGACGACGAGTGGATGTGGGAGGGCATCAAGGCCGTCGGCAACCGTTATCTGCCGACGCGGAACGTCGAGATTCCCGCAGAACCGGTCGAGTCGTTCATGACCACCGACGTGGTGACCGTCTCGACGGACAAGACCGCCCAAGAGGCCGCACAGCAGATGCTCCGCGAGGACATCGAGCAGATTCCGCTCGTCACCGGCGACGAACTCACCGGCATCGTCCGAGACATCAACTTGCTGGAGGCACTGCGATGA
- a CDS encoding DUF7529 family protein: MPETGAGDDEPDYAEQIAANADVHKNAWQQTLDDMKALGEELESEGWDVQTIGAGHVAPTNPDAGGSDRFGLVYVIPDNMADEFEQAVETGSFPQYQVFRNEMQGRVFQVTKLLDPETEQAILLAGSYELRHAPGMVKTALERDEMYTHVQTLDQTHLGSFRHEDVETFFPNPQRYEDYEVDFEIGAEAVGEDYEDEVYDDEA; this comes from the coding sequence ATGCCAGAGACGGGAGCCGGGGACGACGAACCAGACTACGCCGAGCAGATCGCGGCCAACGCGGACGTGCACAAGAACGCGTGGCAACAGACGCTAGACGACATGAAGGCGTTGGGCGAAGAGTTGGAGTCGGAGGGCTGGGACGTCCAGACCATCGGCGCGGGTCACGTCGCACCGACGAATCCGGACGCTGGCGGGAGCGACCGGTTCGGTCTCGTCTACGTGATTCCGGACAACATGGCCGACGAGTTCGAGCAGGCCGTGGAGACGGGGTCGTTCCCCCAGTATCAGGTGTTCCGCAACGAGATGCAGGGGCGCGTGTTCCAAGTCACGAAACTACTCGACCCGGAGACCGAGCAGGCGATACTGCTCGCCGGGAGCTACGAACTGCGCCACGCGCCGGGCATGGTCAAGACCGCCTTAGAGAGAGACGAGATGTACACGCACGTCCAGACGCTCGACCAGACCCACCTCGGGTCGTTCCGTCACGAAGACGTCGAGACGTTCTTCCCGAACCCACAGCGCTACGAGGACTACGAAGTGGACTTCGAAATCGGTGCGGAAGCAGTGGGCGAGGACTACGAGGACGAAGTGTACGACGACGAAGCGTAG
- a CDS encoding DUF7555 family protein — MTAPLSRRLRRLLDAVMYGLAVTAVMFVVGAALGLGFVLVFGGGDVLITVKFWLFLVGILMFGYSTFQLRPSRPWKTEEGEDGKLKVTRTEPKGEVVGAREETTFQATIQRIPPLSWYSLPPDQRWSVGAKLFVASLVVLLTSFTMEFVFGVRV; from the coding sequence ATGACGGCGCCCCTCTCCCGACGACTCCGACGATTGCTCGACGCGGTGATGTACGGTCTCGCGGTCACCGCGGTCATGTTCGTCGTCGGTGCGGCCCTCGGACTCGGATTCGTGCTCGTCTTCGGGGGAGGAGACGTTCTCATCACCGTGAAGTTCTGGCTGTTCCTCGTCGGCATTCTCATGTTCGGCTACTCGACGTTCCAACTTCGGCCGTCGCGGCCGTGGAAGACCGAGGAAGGCGAAGACGGGAAGCTGAAAGTGACTCGGACAGAGCCGAAAGGCGAAGTCGTCGGGGCGCGCGAGGAGACGACGTTTCAGGCGACGATTCAGCGGATACCACCGTTGTCGTGGTACTCGTTGCCCCCGGACCAGCGGTGGTCGGTCGGCGCGAAACTGTTCGTCGCCAGTCTCGTCGTGTTGCTGACGTCGTTCACGATGGAGTTCGTCTTCGGCGTCAGGGTGTAG